In the genome of Vicia villosa cultivar HV-30 ecotype Madison, WI linkage group LG7, Vvil1.0, whole genome shotgun sequence, one region contains:
- the LOC131616625 gene encoding cytochrome P450 86A8-like, protein METCTVLLLLTAITAYLLWFTFISRSLKGPRVWPLLGSLPGLIENCERMHDWICDNLRACGGTYQTCICAIPFLARKQGLVTVTCDPRNLEHILKTRFDNYPKGPTWQAVFHDLLGDGIFNSDGNTWVFQRKTAALEFTTRTLRQAMARWVSRAIKDRLCTILKKAEVHGEPVDLQDVMLRLTFDNICGLAFGRDPQTCATGLPENGFAAAFDRATEATLQRFILPEVIWKVKKWLGLGMEVGLSRSLSFVDEHLSSVIEKRKVELMSQQKDGSLLHDDLLTRFMRKKESYSDKFLQHVALNFILAGRDTSSVALSWFFWLVIQNPKVEEKILHEICTVLMETRGTDMEKWTDEPLGFEEVDRLTYLKAALSETLRLYPSVPEDSKHVVNDDVLPDGTFVPAGSSVTYSIYSAGRSKTTWGEDCMEFRPERWLSLDGTKFIMHDSFKFVAFNAGPRICLGKDLAYLQMKSIAAAVLLRHRLAVVPGHRVEQKMSLTLFMKNGLLVNVYNRDLKSVFANIQNGKEGEIQGKVSNDLKCNES, encoded by the coding sequence ATGGAAACATGTACGGTTCTGTTGCTGTTAACGGCTATTACAGCTTACTTACTTTGGTTCACTTTCATCTCACGGTCGTTGAAGGGTCCACGTGTCTGGCCACTATTGGGTAGTTTACCGGGCCTGATCGAGAATTGTGAACGTATGCATGATTGGATCTGCGACAACCTCCGCGCGTGTGGCGGCACGTACCAGACATGCATCTGTGCAATCCCTTTTCTAGCAAGGAAGCAAGGGCTCGTGACCGTTACCTGTGACCCGAGGAACTTGGAGCATATACTTAAGACTCGGTTCGATAATTACCCGAAAGGACCAACTTGGCAGGCAGTGTTTCATGATTTGTTGGGTGATGGGATCTTTAATTCTGATGGTAACACGTGGGTGTTCCAGCGCAAAACAGCCGCGCTGGAATTTACTACCCGGACGCTACGTCAAGCTATGGCTCGATGGGTGAGTCGAGCCATTAAGGATAGGCTTTGCACGATTTTGAAGAAAGCTGAGGTGCATGGTGAGCCGGTGGATCTACAGGATGTGATGCTCCGGCTCACTTTTGACAATATTTGTGGTTTGGCTTTTGGAAGAGACCCGCAGACATGTGCTACTGGTCTGCCAGAAAACGGCTTTGCAGCTGCTTTTGACCGAGCCACTGAAGCCACGCTTCAGAGGTTTATATTACCTGAGGTGATTTGGAAGGTGAAAAAATGGTTAGGGCTCGGTATGGAAGTCGGCTTGAGCCGAAGCCTTTCGTTTGTGGACGAACACTTGTCAAGTGTGATTGAGAAGCGCAAAGTGGAACTGATGAGTCAGCAGAAAGATGGCTCTCTTCTTCATGATGACTTGCTGACTAGGTTTATGAGGAAGAAAGAATCTTACTCAGACAAGTTTCTTCAACATGTGGCATTAAATTTTATCCTAGCTGGACGTGACACGTCATCGGTTGCGCTGAGTTGGTTTTTCTGGTTGGTGATTCAGAATCCAAAGGTGGAAGAGAAGATACTACATGAGATATGCACGGTCTTGATGGAGACACGCGGCACTGACATGGAAAAATGGACGGATGAGCCGTTGGGATTCGAAGAAGTTGATCGTTTGACTTATCTTAAGGCTGCGTTGTCTGAGACACTAAGGTTGTACCCTTCTGTGCCAGAGGATTCAAAGCATGTGGTGAACGACGATGTGCTGCCAGATGGAACTTTTGTTCCAGCCGGATCATCAGTGACATATTCGATATATTCAGCCGGGAGGTCGAAGACTACCTGGGGTGAGGATTGCATGGAGTTTAGACCTGAAAGGTGGTTGTCATTGGATGGGACAAAGTTCATCATGCATGACTCTTTTAAGTTTGTTGCATTCAATGCTGGTCCTAGAATATGTTTGGGGAAGGATTTGGCATACCTGCAGATGAAGTCTATAGCGGCCGCTGTTCTGCTGCGCCATCGTCTTGCGGTGGTTCCTGGCCATAGAGTGGAGCAAAAGATGTCACTCACCTTGTTCATGAAAAATGGGCTGTTGGTTAATGTTTACAACAGAGATTTGAAGAGTGTTTTTGCAAATATACAAAATGGAAAGGAAGGTGAGATTCAAGGAAAAGTGTCAAATGATTTGAAATGCAATGAAAGTTAG